The sequence ACATGAGCGCGCGGATCGTGTCGGCCCACTGGTCGAGGCCGGCGGCGATCACCTCGTCCTTGCTGGCGAACAGCTGGTACATCGTGCGCTTGGAGACACCGGCCGCGCGGCACAGCGCGTCGACACCGGTCGCGACGCCCTCCCGGTAGAACAGCGGCCCGGCCGCCGCGACCAGCCGGGCGGCGGGGTCGGAGCGGGCTTCGGGCGCCGTGGCATTGCTCACCCCACGAGCGTAGCCCCAGACCTTGCCGGTGGAAACCGATCGGTTTACCGTCGGGACCGACCACGAAAACCGATCGGTTTCCGGGTGTCGGTGGCGGGAGCCGCCGCGACGGCCCGGGGCAAGGAGCTGGCCATGACCTCTCTCGAAGGCGCCGTCGTGCTCGTCACCGGCGGCAGCCGCGGGCTCGGGCGCGCGTTCGTCGACGCCGCGTTCGACCGGGGCGCCGCCAAGGTCTACGCGACCGCCCGCGACCCGCGCACCGTCACCCACCCGCGGGCGATCCCGCTGGCCCTGGAGGTGACCGACCCGGCCGCCGTCGCCGCGGCGGCGGCCGCGGCCGGTGACGTGACGATCGTGGTGAACAACGCCGGCGGCTACCTCGGCGTGCCGTTCCTCGACGGCGACCTGGCCGACGTCCGCCGCGAGTTCGAGACGAACTTCTACGGCCCGCTGCTCGTCACCCGGGCGTTCGCCCCCGTGCTTGCCGCCAACGGCGGCGGTCATCTGCTGAACGTCGCCTCGGTGCTGTC is a genomic window of Pseudofrankia inefficax containing:
- a CDS encoding SDR family oxidoreductase, which gives rise to MTSLEGAVVLVTGGSRGLGRAFVDAAFDRGAAKVYATARDPRTVTHPRAIPLALEVTDPAAVAAAAAAAGDVTIVVNNAGGYLGVPFLDGDLADVRREFETNFYGPLLVTRAFAPVLAANGGGHLLNVASVLSWYAQGGSYAASKAALWSLTQSLRAELRPRGIAVTALHVGYIDTDMAANVDAPKADPRVVADLALDGVEAGAFEVLADDTTRHVKAALSADPSVLYPELAA